Sequence from the Pseudophaeobacter arcticus DSM 23566 genome:
AGCGCAAGTTACCGCTTGGAAATTGGATCCAATCCTTCTAGCCTGCGGAAAAAGGAACTCCCATGTCAGAAAATCCGAGCAAGTCCGAGAAAATGAGCACCCATCAGGCGACAGAAGATCAGCGCAACGAAGAGATCCTGATCTATCTGAACGGTAAAATCGTCCCCAAGGCCCAGGCCAGGGTGAGTGTCTATGACAGCGGCTTTATGCTGGGGGATGGCGTCTGGGAAGGATTGCGTCTGTATAATGGGACCTGGGCCTTTATCGACGACCATCTTGATCGCCTGTTCGAGGCAGCAAAGGCGATTGATCTGGACATTGGGCTGGATCGAGATGGCGTCAAAAGGGCCGTGTTAGAGACACAAAAGGCCAATGGGATGACCTCGGATGCCCATGCACGCCTGATGATCACCCGCGGGGTGAAAACCCGCCCCTTCCAGCATCCATCGCTGTCGCAGCAGGGGCCGACCATGGTGATCATCATGGAACATTCCAAGCCCAATCTGCCGCGCCCGATCCGGCTGGCCACGGTGCCGCATCTGCGGGGCCTGCCGATGACCCAGGACCCAAAACTCAACTCTCATTCCAAATTGAACTGCATCCTGGCCTGTATTGCCGCCGAAAAGGCAGGCGCTGACGAAGGTCTGATGCTGGATGTGAATGGCTTTGTGAACACCACCAATGCCTGTAACTTTTTCATCGTCCGCAGCGGCGCGGTTTGGACCTCGACCGGGGATTACTGCATGAATGGCATCACGCGGCAAAAGGTTATCGACCTGTGCCGCGCCAATGACATCCCGGTGTTTGAGCGCAACTACTCTCTGGTTGATACCTATGGGGCCGATGAGGCCTTTCTCACGGGTACCTTTGGCGCCCAGACTCCGGTTGGCGACATTGACGGGCGTCAGATTGGCAGTGGTGAAATGGGACCGGTCACCGAACGCATTCGGGGGCTTTATAAAGCCATGATCGAAGCGGAGTGCGCCTGATGCGGATTGCCATGTGGTCCGGGCCGCGCAACCTGTCTACGGCAATGATGTATGCCTTTGGCAATCGCGGCGATTGCGCAGTGGTGGATGAGCCCTTTTATGCGGCCTATCTGGCCTTGACTGGTTTACAGCATCCCATGCGGGAAGACATCCTGGAGAGCCAGTCTCAAGACGCCAATGAGGTTGCAGAGGCGCTGGTGGGGCCTGTGCCGGCGGCAAAGCCCTATTTTTATCAAAAACACATGACACAGCACATGATT
This genomic interval carries:
- a CDS encoding D-amino acid aminotransferase, translating into MSENPSKSEKMSTHQATEDQRNEEILIYLNGKIVPKAQARVSVYDSGFMLGDGVWEGLRLYNGTWAFIDDHLDRLFEAAKAIDLDIGLDRDGVKRAVLETQKANGMTSDAHARLMITRGVKTRPFQHPSLSQQGPTMVIIMEHSKPNLPRPIRLATVPHLRGLPMTQDPKLNSHSKLNCILACIAAEKAGADEGLMLDVNGFVNTTNACNFFIVRSGAVWTSTGDYCMNGITRQKVIDLCRANDIPVFERNYSLVDTYGADEAFLTGTFGAQTPVGDIDGRQIGSGEMGPVTERIRGLYKAMIEAECA